The Niastella koreensis GR20-10 genome includes a window with the following:
- a CDS encoding DUF4907 domain-containing protein: MLLQRTISKHQIFVLLAALVIAAGSTFYILVKKKPAPPAHTLHYSTFHTGHGWGYDILVDTHIVIHQPMQPGKSGYDGYPTESAAQAEAQNVIESIKSGTHPFFGQKQTQRPGVSSAQPK; this comes from the coding sequence GTGTTATTACAACGGACAATTAGTAAACATCAAATATTTGTACTGCTGGCAGCTTTAGTAATTGCTGCCGGCAGTACTTTTTATATCCTGGTTAAAAAGAAACCAGCCCCTCCCGCCCATACCTTACATTACTCCACTTTTCACACCGGTCATGGCTGGGGCTACGATATCCTGGTTGATACCCACATCGTGATCCATCAGCCCATGCAGCCCGGCAAATCGGGCTATGATGGCTATCCCACCGAATCGGCTGCACAAGCCGAAGCCCAAAATGTTATAGAAAGTATAAAGTCAGGTACTCATCCCTTCTTTGGGCAAAAGCAGACGCAACGTCCTGGCGTCTCAAGTGCTCAACCGAAGTAA
- a CDS encoding Gfo/Idh/MocA family protein yields the protein MLKIGVFGVGHLGKFHLNNWKEIKEVEVVGFYDPNDDAAQDVTEKYQIPRFLDVERLIDAVDVIDVIAPTQQHFGLAKQAIRKGKHVFLEKPMAHTMQEAQELVNLVQESRIKLQVGHVERFNPAFLAVKQMDLNPMFIEVHRLAQFNVRGTEVSVILDLMIHDIDIILSLVKSEVKQISASGVAVMTDTPDIANVRIEFNNGCVANLTSSRISMKKMRKMRVFQKDAYIGIDFLNKKSEIIKLKSPQDVDAFSFDLDTQYGKKTIAVVNPQVPEVNAIKRELESFRDAILNNTPTAVSEVDGYRAMDVAHQILQKIKNNNITV from the coding sequence ATGCTAAAGATCGGTGTATTCGGTGTAGGACATCTTGGGAAGTTTCATTTGAATAACTGGAAGGAAATCAAAGAGGTAGAGGTGGTGGGATTTTACGATCCCAACGACGATGCCGCCCAGGATGTTACAGAAAAGTACCAGATTCCCCGTTTTCTGGATGTTGAACGGCTTATAGATGCCGTGGATGTTATAGACGTTATTGCGCCCACCCAACAGCATTTCGGGCTTGCCAAACAGGCCATCAGAAAAGGCAAACACGTGTTCCTGGAAAAACCAATGGCCCATACCATGCAGGAGGCCCAGGAACTGGTGAACCTGGTGCAGGAATCGCGTATCAAGTTGCAGGTAGGGCATGTGGAGCGGTTCAACCCCGCATTTTTAGCAGTAAAACAAATGGACCTGAACCCCATGTTTATTGAAGTGCACCGCCTGGCGCAGTTCAATGTACGGGGTACCGAAGTGAGCGTTATCCTGGATCTGATGATTCACGATATAGACATTATCCTGAGCCTGGTGAAGAGTGAAGTAAAGCAGATCTCGGCCAGCGGCGTGGCGGTAATGACCGATACCCCTGACATTGCCAATGTACGCATAGAGTTCAACAACGGCTGTGTGGCCAATCTCACTTCCAGCCGGATTTCGATGAAGAAAATGCGAAAGATGCGCGTTTTCCAAAAAGATGCTTACATTGGGATCGACTTTCTGAACAAGAAGTCGGAGATCATCAAGTTAAAGTCACCCCAGGATGTTGACGCCTTTTCCTTCGACCTGGATACCCAGTATGGTAAAAAGACCATTGCGGTGGTAAATCCCCAGGTGCCCGAAGTGAACGCGATAAAAAGAGAATTGGAATCTTTTCGCGATGCGATACTGAACAATACACCCACGGCGGTATCTGAAGTAGATGGATACCGGGCCATGGATGTAGCACACCAGATTTTACAAAAGATCAAAAACAATAATATCACAGTGTAA
- a CDS encoding LytR/AlgR family response regulator transcription factor, producing the protein MKVNCLIIDDEPWALDLLEDFIQKVPYLNLVARCEGPVAAFPYFEKEEIDLVLLDIRMPDLSGTQFLKTLNKKPAVIFVTAHNEFAVEGFELDAIDYLLKPVPFDRFMAAVNKAYEYISYRKAKSVLKKDDFLFIKTSHKIQKIFYSDILYLEGLKDYTKIHLVDSKKPFVTLQSLKYFENRLPHDEFIRIHRSYIISLRKVDTVSRKAVLLGETELPCSEHYRNVLYSIIGEKL; encoded by the coding sequence ATGAAAGTTAATTGTCTCATTATCGATGATGAACCCTGGGCGCTCGACCTGTTAGAAGATTTTATTCAAAAGGTCCCGTATTTGAACCTGGTAGCCCGTTGTGAGGGGCCGGTGGCAGCGTTCCCCTATTTTGAAAAAGAAGAAATTGACCTGGTATTGCTGGATATCCGCATGCCCGACCTGAGCGGTACCCAGTTTTTGAAAACCCTGAATAAAAAACCGGCCGTGATCTTTGTTACGGCGCACAATGAGTTTGCGGTGGAAGGATTTGAACTGGATGCCATCGATTATTTATTAAAGCCTGTTCCCTTCGACCGGTTTATGGCCGCCGTAAATAAAGCGTATGAGTATATCAGCTATAGAAAGGCGAAATCCGTGTTGAAGAAAGACGACTTCCTGTTTATAAAAACCTCGCACAAGATCCAGAAGATCTTTTACAGCGACATCCTGTACCTGGAAGGCCTGAAAGATTATACCAAAATTCACCTGGTAGACAGCAAGAAGCCATTTGTTACGTTGCAAAGCCTCAAGTACTTCGAGAACCGCCTGCCGCACGATGAGTTCATCCGCATTCACCGGTCGTATATCATTTCTTTACGAAAAGTAGATACGGTTTCCCGTAAGGCGGTGTTGCTGGGAGAAACGGAGTTGCCCTGCAGTGAGCATTATCGTAATGTGTTGTATTCCATAATAGGGGAAAAATTGTAA
- a CDS encoding Panacea domain-containing protein, with translation MSYPASLIAFAFVKKGIDEGKFVTQMKLQKLVYFAQGVHLAKYHTPLITETFQAWMYGPVIPEIYQNFKLYGSRPITDTIEFTPSPSFTPPLKLNAQALDTINYAWEVLKDFSAMSLSNWTHQPDGPWSKVYVPEVKDTPISNTDIKQYFEKLLIRA, from the coding sequence ATGTCTTATCCCGCATCACTGATAGCCTTTGCCTTTGTAAAAAAAGGCATCGATGAGGGGAAGTTTGTAACCCAAATGAAGTTGCAAAAGCTGGTATATTTTGCACAGGGGGTACATCTTGCCAAATACCATACCCCGCTTATCACTGAAACCTTCCAGGCCTGGATGTACGGCCCGGTAATCCCCGAAATATATCAGAACTTTAAATTATACGGCAGCAGGCCCATCACCGATACCATTGAGTTTACGCCCAGCCCAAGTTTTACGCCCCCGTTAAAGCTCAATGCCCAGGCCCTCGATACCATCAACTATGCCTGGGAAGTCTTAAAAGATTTCTCCGCTATGAGCCTTAGCAATTGGACACATCAGCCCGATGGTCCATGGTCGAAGGTGTATGTGCCCGAAGTAAAAGATACCCCTATCAGCAACACCGATATTAAACAATACTTCGAAAAATTGCTTATCCGGGCCTGA
- a CDS encoding murein L,D-transpeptidase catalytic domain family protein, translated as MQKPLIEIPGKRLCLFLLVGVVALQSAFTPALAGERTANGPYSVHSDTSAGASLTSHIFSIVSKLNVYDSLHLQEMGLSKKVFTMALKGMAKLVKTKHIKDNLLAIVDFSQPSINKRLYVIDLNTYQLLYNTYVAHGMKTGKDKAISFSNKMSSNKSSLGFYVTGMAYNGSNGYSLKLLGMEKGINDYAMKRGIVIHGADYVSEDLINSQGYIGRSWGCPAVAPEVSQPLIDLLKEGSCLFIYASNNAYQSKSSLVK; from the coding sequence ATGCAAAAACCATTAATCGAAATACCGGGAAAACGGCTATGCCTGTTCCTGTTGGTAGGCGTTGTAGCTTTACAATCGGCTTTCACCCCAGCCCTGGCAGGTGAAAGAACGGCCAATGGCCCGTATTCGGTACACTCCGATACCTCAGCAGGCGCCTCCCTTACTTCGCATATATTTTCCATCGTAAGCAAACTGAATGTGTACGACAGCCTGCATTTACAGGAAATGGGTTTGTCGAAAAAAGTATTTACCATGGCCCTGAAAGGCATGGCCAAACTGGTTAAAACCAAACACATCAAAGACAACCTGCTGGCGATTGTTGATTTCAGTCAGCCCAGCATAAACAAAAGGCTGTATGTGATTGACCTGAACACCTATCAGTTGTTATACAATACGTATGTGGCCCATGGGATGAAAACCGGAAAGGACAAGGCCATCAGCTTCAGTAATAAAATGTCGAGCAACAAAAGCAGCCTGGGTTTTTATGTAACAGGCATGGCCTACAATGGCAGTAACGGTTATTCGCTGAAATTGCTGGGCATGGAAAAAGGCATCAATGACTACGCCATGAAGCGGGGCATTGTGATCCATGGGGCCGACTATGTAAGTGAAGATCTCATCAACAGCCAGGGTTATATCGGCCGCAGCTGGGGCTGCCCCGCCGTAGCGCCCGAGGTTTCCCAACCTTTAATAGACCTGCTCAAAGAAGGAAGCTGTTTGTTTATTTATGCCTCCAATAATGCTTACCAGAGTAAGTCATCCCTCGTTAAATAA
- a CDS encoding Kelch repeat-containing protein, with protein sequence MKNVLVYSLALVIATAPLLINTACNKSSSSSSDLVGNWAISDYFDGPARSEAVLFQIADTVFVGTGLSDTKRFQDFWKYSLDKRYWTKIKDFPGGVRSSAVAFALGKKGYVGLGYDLNAVYTGDFWQYSVDSNGWAPRNPFGGTARVDATAFVAGGNAYVACGYDDNYLKDVWQYNQAADSWTQKAGISGAKRKDAQTFTIDGKVYLISGNNNGTAQNDMQVYDPAGDTWTQLKKLTNVSDQSYDDKYTSIIRYNGVGFVMNGKGYLATGENGSLNSHTWEYDPAADQWTEKTAFEGTARTGALGFALANGTRGFVMAGRSGTAPFDNMYEWQPTISVITTDN encoded by the coding sequence ATGAAGAATGTTCTAGTTTACTCCCTGGCCCTTGTGATTGCTACAGCACCACTGCTCATTAACACTGCTTGTAATAAGAGTTCCAGCAGTTCAAGCGACTTAGTGGGTAACTGGGCAATCAGTGATTATTTTGACGGTCCTGCCCGTAGCGAAGCGGTGTTGTTCCAAATTGCCGACACGGTGTTTGTTGGCACTGGTTTATCTGATACCAAACGTTTTCAAGACTTCTGGAAATATTCCCTTGATAAAAGATACTGGACAAAGATCAAAGATTTCCCTGGTGGCGTGCGCAGTTCAGCCGTTGCTTTCGCCCTGGGTAAAAAAGGTTATGTAGGACTTGGTTACGATCTGAACGCAGTGTATACCGGCGACTTCTGGCAATACAGTGTAGACAGCAATGGCTGGGCGCCCAGAAATCCATTCGGCGGTACTGCGCGTGTTGATGCTACTGCGTTTGTTGCCGGTGGTAATGCTTATGTTGCCTGCGGTTACGACGACAACTACCTGAAAGATGTTTGGCAATACAACCAGGCTGCCGACAGCTGGACCCAAAAAGCCGGCATCAGCGGCGCCAAAAGAAAAGATGCGCAAACTTTCACCATCGATGGTAAAGTATACCTGATCAGTGGTAATAACAATGGTACTGCCCAGAACGATATGCAGGTGTATGACCCGGCCGGCGATACCTGGACCCAACTGAAAAAACTCACCAACGTAAGCGACCAGAGCTACGATGATAAATACACTTCCATCATCCGTTACAATGGCGTTGGTTTTGTAATGAATGGTAAAGGTTACCTGGCCACTGGTGAAAACGGAAGCCTGAACTCTCATACCTGGGAGTACGATCCTGCTGCTGACCAATGGACTGAAAAGACTGCCTTTGAAGGAACTGCCCGTACCGGCGCTTTAGGCTTTGCCCTGGCCAACGGTACCCGTGGTTTTGTAATGGCCGGCCGCAGTGGTACTGCGCCTTTTGATAACATGTACGAATGGCAACCTACTATCAGTGTTATTACAACGGACAATTAG
- a CDS encoding sensor histidine kinase has translation MTKDKIRAALASLLGFKPVKTVKLKLLVVSVHVLLWGLFLIVPLFIYRIRIPDASFYYREIINKSFLIGLFYLNFYYLLPRLFRDRKIVPYVLNLLAALAILCIQQLSLEIYVLKTLAKRFPQFERMSSRPVMAKATRLPGFQFGTGTNVNGAVQVNMPGTDEEVPPPFVHEPYPRMLYMIALKDALSSGIVILLLSGTIKLAHSLFISEKQKKILENERLNAELNFLKLQINPHFLFNTLNSIYSQAHFRSEQTEHSILKFSRIMRYVLYDSATEKICLSQDLEYISNYIDLQQLRLSKNITVQYNVTGGVAGLSIAPLLLITFIENAFKHGISYTAPSEIKIAIAVTGKELSLTVGNAINRLNREATGGVGLINAHRRLDVLYPNRHHLDVMETDHLYIVNLKIELDHES, from the coding sequence ATGACGAAGGACAAGATCCGGGCAGCCCTTGCATCTTTGCTGGGGTTTAAACCGGTAAAAACAGTTAAACTCAAACTGCTGGTAGTTAGCGTGCATGTTTTGCTCTGGGGCCTGTTTCTCATTGTGCCCCTGTTCATTTACCGTATCCGCATCCCGGATGCGAGTTTTTACTATCGCGAGATCATCAATAAGTCCTTCCTCATCGGGTTATTCTATCTTAATTTTTATTATTTGTTACCCCGCTTATTCCGCGACCGGAAAATAGTTCCCTATGTTTTAAACCTGCTGGCCGCACTGGCCATCTTATGCATTCAGCAGCTCAGTCTGGAAATATATGTTTTAAAGACACTTGCCAAACGGTTTCCGCAGTTTGAACGTATGTCATCCCGGCCGGTGATGGCCAAAGCAACGCGGTTGCCTGGTTTTCAGTTTGGGACGGGTACTAACGTAAATGGGGCCGTGCAGGTAAATATGCCGGGTACTGATGAGGAAGTGCCGCCGCCATTTGTGCATGAACCATACCCGCGCATGCTGTACATGATTGCGTTGAAAGATGCGCTGAGCTCGGGAATTGTTATCCTGTTGTTAAGCGGAACTATAAAACTGGCGCATTCGCTGTTCATTAGTGAGAAACAGAAAAAAATACTGGAGAACGAACGGCTGAATGCAGAACTGAATTTTCTGAAACTGCAGATAAACCCGCATTTCCTGTTCAATACACTAAACAGTATTTATTCGCAGGCGCATTTTAGATCGGAACAAACCGAGCACAGCATTTTGAAGTTCTCGCGCATTATGCGGTATGTACTGTACGATTCGGCCACTGAAAAAATTTGTTTGTCGCAGGACCTGGAGTACATCAGCAATTACATCGACCTGCAGCAATTGCGGTTATCGAAGAACATTACGGTTCAATACAACGTAACCGGCGGGGTAGCCGGGTTGTCGATTGCGCCGCTGCTGTTGATCACGTTCATTGAAAATGCCTTTAAACACGGAATCAGTTACACCGCACCATCAGAAATAAAAATAGCCATTGCCGTTACGGGTAAGGAGCTATCGCTAACAGTGGGAAACGCCATTAACCGGTTAAACAGGGAGGCCACCGGTGGGGTAGGGCTCATCAATGCCCACAGAAGGCTGGATGTATTGTACCCCAACCGCCATCACCTGGATGTGATGGAGACCGATCACCTGTATATTGTTAATCTGAAAATTGAATTGGACCATGAAAGTTAA